A genomic stretch from Leptodactylus fuscus isolate aLepFus1 chromosome 10, aLepFus1.hap2, whole genome shotgun sequence includes:
- the C10H12orf57 gene encoding protein C10, which yields MSSLQRPPPPAQNVTLNLEQVKEALGEVLEALQSPTGSARLEEARENSGNDLGKVLQLLLPAAVQIQQEVLQNYGFSPDGEGVLRFARLVKSFESQDPEIAAMSNKLKSFFLPPLPPHAGLPIPSS from the exons ATGTCCAGTCTACAGAGGCCGCCACCCCCAGCACAGAATGTCACCCTCAACCTGGAGCAGGTGAAAG AGGCTTTGGGGGAGGTGCTGGAGGCCCTGCAGTCGCCCACCGGAAGCGCTCGCCTGGAGGAGGCCAGAGAGAATTCTGGGAATGACCTGGGCAAAGTGCTGCAGCTCCTGCTCCCCGCCGCCGTACAGATCCAGCAGGAGGTGCTGCAGAACTATGGATTCAGCCCTGACGGGGAGG GTGTCCTCCGATTTGCTCGTCTGGTGAAATCCTTTGAGTCCCAGGACCCGGAGATCGCAGCCATGTCCAACAAGCTGAAATCCTTCTTCCTTCCACCCCTGCCCCCCCATGCCGGGCTGCCCATCCCCTCCTCCTAG